The Citrus sinensis cultivar Valencia sweet orange chromosome 4, DVS_A1.0, whole genome shotgun sequence DNA segment taaattttatgtgtCATGTCATATTTGGCATTATATTACAACTTGAGAATTTGCACTTAGGTCTAATAATGGGTTGTGTTTGAATGGTCTcgtattttgtttttatcgtATCATGTTAAATTGTACATATCACTCTATTAACTTGTTTGGTTCAAAAAATACAAGCTCAAACCGACCCATTTAACCTGCTCTTTTTGATAGATTTAAAATagttattgaaaataattgttatgtATTTTTAGCTTAAAACACATaacaatttacaaaatatgctttctgaaaatataagatcaaatgaaaaaattcTCAATATTCTTCGTGTTTAAcatgatataataatatagcccataaataatgaataatttcaatataaacACCAATATCagtgattaaaattttaattaagaaataaaaaatatcatagaaagaaatttgtatTACTAGCAAATATCGTACAATGAGTAAATGACAACTCCAAATTTTACCATAAGTATTTAGTGATTTTAAGGTTCATGataacttcaaaatattatttgatttaaaattcaaattatttttttgcataaaatattaaaaaaatcaatttacataatttaagttattaaaattattaaactattaatattaAGCGTTAATGAATAGAGTGAAATGGGTTTTTGATGCTTCAACCCAAATCCAACTTTTTTATCAAATGAGTTTTCATTAACGatcaaacaattatttttgtcatatGAATTCGTATCATATTAGTAAATCATCTGAAATTTTTACCAAGTTTATTTATACCTAGCGAAGCATGCTCCtagtaatttgaaaaaaaaggcTCCTCTCATACAAAAATGGGACATTCAAACTCATTCCTTTAATTTGGGTTGGCCGGTGTAAcatgttttaaaatacaagatttttaaaatgaatttataattacGCACCAATTAACTTGTTCCGTTATTGTTATACAAAAATGTTGACTGAATGTGAATACTTAGACGCACcgttccaaaaaaaaaatgatgaatgaATGTGAATACTTAGAAGTTGTTAGCCGACcattgcaattaaaaattactaaaaccACTACTTTATAACCAAATCCCGTGGATTTATTACTTCGTGCCTGTCTTAATCACTCAaagcaaaatttgaaaattatgcaCCCTCATAAAATCTCACAAATGTCGTTCAatattactataatttttcatttgaaaagaTGATAGTGGCTTATGGTTAGTGCTAACCTGCCAAATCACGTTCGGTATTTTCTTGCCTAGccggaacaaaataaaattatgttctttACTTTGCTTAGTGGACTCTCTTTTCTGGCCGGGTATTCACTATTCAGGCCATGAGATTTCAGTGAGTGGCTAGATTTGCtttcatttaaaagaaaaacaacgttcattcaaattaaataaggtTCAGAAAGATAGCTACTACTCAATGAAAACATAGCAGCAGCAATGTCACTTCGCCATGTCCATCCTGTCTATAGAAGTAGATGAagcattcaatattaaaagtAGTACAATGTCTGCCCAGTGATAAAATAGCCACCCCAATAACGTCGCTGGATCACTAAATGATATGGCAAGCaattacatatatacataattgatgtaatttcttaatattttgtgAATAGTTCTGAAGTTCTAGATTAACCAAATAATgtctaattatatatatatatatatatctaattacaaatattagtGTAATGATCTGCTGTTAtagttgttgtaaatatctatttaataCAATAACCTGATActcaatcaattaaaaaaaaaaaaaagattaaccAAATAATGTCATGCGACAATGATGTATTACTTGGAAGGTAGAATAAAAAGAGTAGCATCACTCCCGGTATCATTATTTCAAAGTTGattttttcccctctttttGACTTCTCAGAGATAATAAAGAGGAAAGAAATTGATGTCACCGTTGTCTCAATGTGacatcaatttcaaatttatggtTGACTCTTAAGAATTGGTAGATCAACTAAACAAAATACggttttcaaaataaaaataaatagaaatctAAAATTGGAGGAATCTGTAGCCAGatccataaaatgtggggattCATACTTGGCCTCACCAGTTGCAGGCTTTTCTAACTTAGAAATGAAAAGGCAAAGAACTCTCTCTCGTTAATGGATTTTAATTGGCTAGCCAGTTAGCTATTGCCAGCATGATTATGCATGcagatgaatatcattattatgcACATTATTTCTCCGGCCagttagatttaaaaaaaaaaaaacaattatgtATCGCATTGATTTTGCTTTATATATGGAAACAAAATGTctgtttaatttatataaggGTTGGATTATCTGTATTTTGAAAAGTACTTTAAACACTTTATTACTTAAGATGCTTCATgacaatttctttaaattagaGAATTACTCATAAATTTCGAAATAGTCTTAAATTAAGTCCTCATCATTAcatgtttttatcttttttttccgaaaataatattagtttttattttacttattttgttCAAGTCCATTCCTAAAATGATTCTTTCTCTAGACAATCTAGTCCTCTATCTCTCCATCTTTTGATTCGAAATTCTCACTTTACCAATACCATCTTGAGCAAAATATTCATCAAAACATCACTATCTATATACCCCTTGCATAGTtgattctttgaaaattttaacacatttgttatttttttaatcaaatagtAAATACAATAGCATGATCAATTTGACCAAAATGGAGAACCCAAAATCATGTCGtgacaagtaaaaaatataaaataagacCCAATCTTAATCGAAGGATGATTAGTCCACAACTTTTATACTAGACTTTATAGTATATAACTTCTCCTCGTAGCATTCACCTACATACTCACTTTGCAATTGAAATTGCAAAATCAATTGGGAAGAACAGAGAGATAGAAGAGAGACTACCCGATGAGGAGTTAAAGGAGTACTGTTAAGattgaaaaaaggaaaaaaaaatagatttatggCGGAAGTAGTTGAATGGTGAATGAGTGTTAAGagtaaagtttttatttagtaatcataatattaaattatggatattatagtaatataaaactttattaaaatataaatatttaacataattttcaaaatataaatagtactactttttttttatataagatCAGTGTTAtgttacgttaaacgtaacatacacacactcgtaataacaattttaataataaaatttattactgTTGTTGTGAGTGTGTGTACATTAGGTTTAACGTAATATAGAGTGATGGTTTATATAATGTTGGCGACGACAGTACAAATGTGCATGTTTATAGTCAATCATAATATCGTGAGTGAGAGTGGTATCGACATCGGGACTGTGAAACCAAAGCCAGCGGTTTTGAGAAAAATGGGAGTCAGATTTTGATTAGATgcaataaaatatgaattttcaaGGAAATGATCTGCAGTCGTCGCATATAAATGTGTCCTAAGAAGTCAACTCTAGGCATTACTCATTTACTCTGATTTGTCGATTTCAGTTTTGTTTTCTCATTTGGCCACTAGCAGCAAGTTGCCGCCTGTCCCACCTCCACTACCAGTCATGCATGCAGCCAACTAATGAATATGTTTCATTgtcttattatataattaatatatattagcCGGCGACTCATAGGCAGTGACTTGATTAAGGGAACCCACACAAGTCGTAGCGAAAGCGAGTTAtggcaaaagaaaaatcatacccctgcgcacacacacacacgtatatatatatttaattttctagtccggcatcataaaatatagaaaacgtttgagaaaattttaaaactgtaaaattttaaaagcttaaaacttaaaacgtTTAAACCGTACGGTTTATGTGTTTTTACAGATGtttccgcactttaaaattttgaattaaacatttctctctctctctatatgtATGTTTGTGTGGCAAATGTAAATTCATACACCTATATACGTTTTCcaatatatacacacacactttATACTCTCAAAATTTGGCTCAAAAatggttcaaaatttttttttctttactcttACAAAATGATTACCAATCTCTTCTAacgtaaaatataaaaataattccggcaacatatattttttttatttgtctattttatttatgagtaGTGTTTGATATAAAGAAAGACgagagaaaaataagagaaatttacATTCTCTCTCTACCCACCCACTCTCtcccttctctttttttttttttatttctcttatttttctctcatctTTCTTTACATCAAGAATCTTCCTTTATCTATTTGAGGCTTTGTCATACTATAGCTTTTGAGATCTATATAATAATAGCATCGACTTTGGCCCCAAACTTGAAAGGTACGTGCCTGCCTCCGGTCCCTAAAACGTCAGACGTGGACTAGTGCATATTAGACTTTAGAACAAACAAGCCCAAGGGATCAACTACTCTgctttttccaaaaataatgaattaacaaaattcaaagaagtCCCAGTTTCtagaataagaaaagaaaaatgtttgtTAAAAATATCAGAAAAAGCGGCCGGTCATCTTGTAATTGAAATTTCTTCACGTTTTCCTTTGACCGATttgtatgatttatttatttagttattgcATCACCTAACCGTAACATATCTGCAAacacaaaatcaataaaagcacTCCTCCTATCATTTCACTTCATAACTCCTCGAAGTTGAGTTTTGTCAGAACGATGAAACTCAAACTCTTGAGTTGTCTGAAAATGGACGGAATTATATCCTACTTGTAAAAACCCAGATACCTTTCCTTAAAAAAACCCTagaatctttcttcttttaaccTCAAATCAAATCTTGCCACCGTTACTTCCCCCACTCTCTCTGTGTGtgtttacacacacacacgcacatatATATACAGATACTGTGATACACGTACCTAGCTAGTTTCGTAAACTAGAGCTtcaatttgtttctttctttcatggAGGTGGAAGCTAACTCTAACTCTAACTCTAACCCGAAGCCTTTAACGAGGCTAAATGCTCTTGTAGCCAGCAGCAGAGTTGGCAAGCGATTCAAGCTCAAAGAGAGGAACACAACATTCACCACCGAGTTACGTGCCGGCACGGCCACCTTCCTCACCATGGCTTACATCTTAGCCGTCAATGCTTCCATCATCGCCGACTCCGGCGGCACTTGCACCGTCTCAGATTGTGTTGCCCTCTGTTCAAACCCTTCAGTCCCTCTTGCCAATTGCACTACTTCTGATCCAGCTTACCGAGTCGTCCAACCCGATGAGTCATGCAAGTTCAACCCAGTCAACCCGGGCTACCAATCGTGTCTAGAGAAGCTACGTAAGGATCTTATAGTAGCCACCGTCGCTTCTTCTCTCATTGGTTGCGTAATAATGGGTGCTTTTGCAAATTTGCCCCTGGCTTTGGCTCCGGGCATGGGTACTAATGCTTACTTTGCATATACGGTCGTCGGGTTTCACGGGTCGGGTAATGTTTCTTACCGAAGTGCATTGACAGCTGTTTTTATGGAAGGGTTAATCTTTCTATTCATTTCAGCAATTGGTTTTAGATCTAAATTAGCTAAACTTGTTCCTAAACCGGTTCGGATCAGCTCGTCGGCGGGTATCGGGTTATTTCTCGCCTTCATCGGGTTACAGAACAACCAAGGAATCGGGTTAATCGGGTATAGTTCGTCCACTCTGGTGACTCTCGGAGCCTGCCCCAGATCCGCTAGAGCCGCGCTTGCTCCGGTCGTAACGGCAGCTAACGGCACAGCTAGTTTAATCCCCGGCGGTACGGTTTCCGGGGATATCCTTTGCCTCCGGGATAGGATGGAGAGCCCCACATTTTGGCTGGGTGTTGTTGGCTTTGTCATAATTGCTTATTGCttagtgaaaaatattaaggGTGCTATGATTTATGGGGTAGTTTTTGTAACGGTGGTTTCTTGGTTCCGTAACACTAAAGTAACGGCGTTCCCGGATACTGACGCGGGTAATTCAGCTCACAAATATTTCAAGAAAGTAGTTGACGTACATGTAATCGAAAGTACAGCTGGGGCTCTAAGCTTTAAAAGCATGGGCAAAGGCTATTTTTGGGAGGCTGTGGTCACGTTCTTGTACGTGGACATATTGGACACAACGGGTACGCTATATTCAATGGCCAGATTTGCTGGCTTCACTGACCAAAACGGTGATTTTGAGGGCCAATACTTTGCTTTCATGTCGGATGCCATGTCGATTGTTGTGGGGGCACTTCTCGGGACATCGCCGGTGACTACCTTTATCGAGTCGTCGACGGGGATCCGGGAGGGTGGTAGGACGGGGCTGACGGCGTTGACTGTGGCCGGATACTTCTTCCTGGCGCTCTTCTTCACGCCGTTGTTGGCGTCGATACCGGCGTGGGCGGTTGGCCCACCGTTGATCTTGGTTGGGGTGTTGATGATGAGATCAGTGGTGGAGGTTGAATGGGATGATATGAGGCAAGCTATCCCAGCGTTTTtaacattgattttgatgCCTCTAACATATTCTATTGCTTATGGGCTGATTGGCGGCATTTGCACTTATATTGTGCTGCATATTTGGGACTGGGGACATAAGTCATTGGTGAAGATTGGTGtggtgaagaagaagagtagTGGAGTTAGTGGAGCTCCTCAGCAAATTAGAGAAGGAGATGGAAATGGAAAGGCAAACGAAATTGAAGTGTAGATGTGTGTGGCTACCACTTCATCAGAAGTATATgtaatatttgattaattattattagtttcaaGCATATGATGGAtattcataattcataaagagatgtaaaatatttatttaatgacaTTGTATTGTGCATCTGATGGTATTTTACCAAATCTTAcccttttcttgttttgttcaagaacaaaaaaatgcTATAGGATAtgacaaattaaaaaaccaATTTCGGTCAAATGGGTGACAAttgatttgattgattttttaactttt contains these protein-coding regions:
- the LOC102623866 gene encoding adenine/guanine permease AZG1, producing the protein MEVEANSNSNSNPKPLTRLNALVASSRVGKRFKLKERNTTFTTELRAGTATFLTMAYILAVNASIIADSGGTCTVSDCVALCSNPSVPLANCTTSDPAYRVVQPDESCKFNPVNPGYQSCLEKLRKDLIVATVASSLIGCVIMGAFANLPLALAPGMGTNAYFAYTVVGFHGSGNVSYRSALTAVFMEGLIFLFISAIGFRSKLAKLVPKPVRISSSAGIGLFLAFIGLQNNQGIGLIGYSSSTLVTLGACPRSARAALAPVVTAANGTASLIPGGTVSGDILCLRDRMESPTFWLGVVGFVIIAYCLVKNIKGAMIYGVVFVTVVSWFRNTKVTAFPDTDAGNSAHKYFKKVVDVHVIESTAGALSFKSMGKGYFWEAVVTFLYVDILDTTGTLYSMARFAGFTDQNGDFEGQYFAFMSDAMSIVVGALLGTSPVTTFIESSTGIREGGRTGLTALTVAGYFFLALFFTPLLASIPAWAVGPPLILVGVLMMRSVVEVEWDDMRQAIPAFLTLILMPLTYSIAYGLIGGICTYIVLHIWDWGHKSLVKIGVVKKKSSGVSGAPQQIREGDGNGKANEIEV